Part of the Usitatibacter palustris genome, CAGCATTACTGGCCGCGGTTCGCAGGCGATGAGCTCCCCACCGGCGACGTGAGCATCGCGCTGGCACTCGCCGACAAGCTCGAATCGCTCATCGGCCTGTTCGGCATCGGCCAGGTGCCCACCGGCGACAAGGATCCTTTCGGATTGCGCCGCGCGGCCCTCGGCGTGCTGCGCATCCTTTCGGAGAAGGCCGAGGCCCGCGAGTTGGATCTCGGTGTGCTGCTTCGGGAAGGCGTCGAGGGTTTCCCCGCAGGCAAGCTCGGCGCGGAGACCGCGGCATCGGTGCACGCATTCATGCTCGATCGCCTGCGCTCCATGCTGCGCGACAAGGGCTACGATGCGAACGAGGTCGAGGCCGTGCTGGCCGACAATCCGACGCAGGTGAAGCAGGTGTGGGATCGCATCGAAGCGGTGAAGGCGTTCCGCGCGCTTCCCGAAGCCTCGGCGCTCGCCGCGGCGAACAAACGTATCCAGAACATCCTGCGCAAGTCCGAGGGCTACGGCGCCGTGGACTTTGCACTCCTGCAGCTGCCGGAAGAAAAGCGACTGCGCGAAACGCTCACCAGCGTGACCACGCACGCGAACGATCTTTTCGCGAAGAACGATTTCCGCGGCACGCTCACGGCACTCGCCGCGATCCGCGCCGACGTGGATGCGTTCTTCGACAAGGTGCTGGTGAACGCCGAGGATCCGAAGCTGCGCGCCGCGCGCCTGGGGCTCCTGTCCGACCTGGGAGGCGTCATGAACAAGGTCGCCGACATTTCCAAGCTTTCGAGCTAACGATGAAACTCGTGATCCTCGACCGCGACGGCGTCATCAACTACGACTCCGAGCAGTACATCAAGTCGGCGGCGGAGTGGAAGCCGCTGCCCGGTTCGATCGAAGCCATCGCGCGCTTGAACCAGAACGGGTTTCGCATCGCGGTGGCGACGAACCAGTCGGGCATCGGCCGCGGGCTCTTCGACATGGCCACGCTCAACGCCATGAACGACAAGATGATGGAAATGGTGTTTCGCCTCGGCGGGCGCATCGACGCGCTGTTCTTCTGCCCGCACACGGCCGACGAGAACTGCGGCTGCCGCAAGCCCCGCACCGGCATGTACGAGGAGATCGCGGCGCGCTTCCACACGGAGCTGAAGGGCGTGCCGTGCATCGGCGACGGCCTTCGCGACCTGCAGGCGGCCGAGACCGTCGGCGGCCAACCCATCCTCGTGCTCACCGGCAAGGGCAAGAAGACGCAGGCCGCGGGCGGCCTGCCGAAGAAGACCATCGTCTTCGCCGACCTCGCCGAAGCCTCACGCCACCTCATCGACCACGCATGACGGAACTGCGGTCCGTACTGTTCCTGTTCTTCGCGGTCCTCGTCACGCCGTTCTTCGGCATCGCGGTTCCCCTGGGCGGCCTCTTCGGCTACAGGCCCGCGTCGTTCCTCGCCGCGGTGTGGGCACGCTCGATCATCGAGATCGCGAAGATCTGCTGCGGCATCAAGTGGGAGGTTCGCGGCTGGGAGAACCTGCCGAGCGAGCCGTCGATTCTCATGGCCAAGCACCAGTCGGCCTGGGAAACCCTCTTCATGGAATGCACCTTCCCGCCGCAATGCTGGATCGTGAAGAAGCAGCTGCTGTGGCTGCCCTTCGTCGGCTGGGGCCTGATGGGCATCCGCGCCATCGCGATCGATCGCTCGAGCGGGCATTCGGCCGTCGAGCAGATCGTCGAGCAGGGGAAGAAGCGCCTGGGCCAGGGCATGTGGGTTTCGATCTTCCCGGAGGGCACGCGCATTCCCGTGGGCAAGCGCGGCCGCTACGGAATGGGCGGGGCCATCCTTGCGGCGCGCACCGGTGCGCCCGTCGTCCCCATCGCGCACAATGCGGGCGAGTACTGGGGACGCTACGCATTCAAGAAGCACGCGGGCACCGTCACGGTCCTGATCGGCCCGCCGATCGCCACGGCCGGCCGCACGGCGCAGGACGTGAATCGCGACGTCGAAGAGTGGATCGAAGCGCGCATGCGCGAGCTCAACCCGGAGCGCTATGCGCAGGCTTGAGCTCGTCTCGCGCGATGTCCACCGCATCGCGCTCGCGGGCAACGACCTCGACTTCGTTCTTCTGCGCAAGCGCGGACGCCGCGGCGTGGGACTGCGCGTGGATGCGAGCGGGCTGACCGTCAGTGCGCCGCTCGCGGTGCCCCTCACAAAAATCGAAGCCCTCATCCGCAACAGCGAGCGCTGGGTCACGCGGAAGATCGCCGAATGGGGCACCAAGCGTGTGCCGGAAGCAAGTTGGTCCGAGGGCGCGGAGCTTCCGTACCTCGGGGGCAGCCTGGTGTTGCGGCTTTCGACGGCCGGTCGCGCGAAGGTCGAGCTGGGCGCGGGCGAGCTTCACGTCGCGGTTCCTTCCCGCGAGCCCGATGTCGTCAAGCGCGCCGTCGTTGCCTGGTACAAGAAAGCGGCGCTTGCGCATCTCGCGCAGCGCGCGTTCGCGCTGGCGCGCCTGGGCGGCATCACGCCGCCGCGCGTGCGGCTTTCGTCGGCGATGGCGCGCTGGGGCAGTTGCGATTCGCACGGCGAAGTGCGGCTCACGTGGCGGCTCGTGAAGGCGCCGCCCGAGCTGGTCGACTACGTGGTCTGCCACGAGCTCGCGCACCTTCGCCACATGGACCACTCGCGCGCGTTCTGGAATGAAGTCGAGCGCCTGTGCCCCGGCCACCGCCGGTTGCGCGCGGCGCTCGATGCGAGCGACCATCTGTACCGTTCCTTCTAGCGTCTTCTCCAGGAGTCCTGCCATGCGCCTGCTGCACACGATGATTCGCGTCGGTGACCTCGATCGCTCGATCGGTTTCTACACCGACGTCCTCGGAATGAAGCTGCTGCGCCGCAAGGACTATCCCGACGGCAAGTTCACGCTCGCCTTCGTGGGCTACGGCGACGAGGTCGACCACACGGTGATCGAGCTCACGCACAACTGGGAGACGAAGTCCTACGACCTGGGCAACGGCTTCGGCCACCTGGCGGTCTCGGTGCCCGATGCGTACAAGGCCTGCGAGGACGTGAAGCAGAAGGGCGGCAAGGTGACGCGCGAGGCGGGGCCGATGAAGCACGGCGGCAGCGTGATCGCTTTCGTCGAGGATCCCGACGGCTACAAGATCGAGTTCATCCAGCGCAACTAGCGTCGGCGAGCTGCACGAACTCCGCGACCGACAGCGTTTCGCCGCGTCGCCCGAGGTCCACGCCGGACGCGGCGAATCCCTCGTCACGCCCCAGTGCCTTCAGCGCATTGCGCAGCGTCTTGCGGCGTTGCGAGAACGCGCCCGCGACCACGCGCTCGAAATGCGCTTCGTCCTTCGCACGCAATCGGTCCTCACCGAGCGGCACCATGCGCACGACCGCCGAGTCGACCTTGGGCGGTGGCGTGAACGCGCCGGGCGGGACCCTCACGAGGAGCTCCATCGCGAAGCGGTATTGCAGCATCACCGACAGGCGCCCATAGGCCTCGGTATCGGGCGCAGCCACCATGCGTTCGACGACTTCCTTCTGCAGCATGAAGATGCAATCGCGCACGCGTGCGGCGTACTCGGCGACTCGGAAGAGGATCGGCGTGGAGATGTTGTAGGGAAGGTTGCCCACGACTCGCAGCGGTTGCGGCAGCTGCGCGAAATCGAACTCGAGCGCATCGGCTTCGTGCACCACGACCTTCGCTGGGTCGAGTCGAGCGCGCAGTGCCGACGCGAGGTCGCGATCGATCTCGATCACATGCAGCTTCTCGACGCGCTCGGCGAGATGATCGGTGAGCGCGCCGGGTCCCGGGCCGATCTCGACCATCGCGTCCGCGGGTTTCGCGTCGATCGCGGTGACGATGCGTCCGAGGTAATGGCGGTCGGTGAGGAAGTGTTGCCCGAAGCGCTTGCGGGGCCTCGGCAGGGTCATGTGACGTTCGCTCGGAAAGCGCGCTAGCGCCGCGCTGCCAGGTCGATCGCGAGCTCGATGGCTGCCTTGAGGCTGCCCGTGTCGATGACACCGGTGCCGGCAAGATCGACGGCCGTGCCGTGGTCGACGGAGGTGCGCACGATCGGCAGGCCGAGCGTGACATTCACCGCGTCGCCGAAGGCCGCGTGCTTGAGCACCGGCAGGCCCTGGTCGTGATACATCGCGAGCACCGCGTCTGCTTGTTCCAGCAGGCGCGGCGTGAACAGCGTGTCCGCGGGAAACGGTCCGCGCACCGAAAGCCCGTTGCGCACGGCCGCGTCGATCGCGGGGGCGATCACGTCGATCTCCTCGTGGCCGAGGTGCCCTGATTCTCCGGCGTGCGGATTGAGACCGGCGACGAGGATGCGTGGCTTGGCGATACCGAAGCGGCTGCGCAGGTCGTGATCGAGGATGCGCAGCGTCACATCGAGCGACTCGCGCGTGATCGCGCGCGGAACGTCGGCAAGCGGCAGGTGCGTGGTCGCGAGTGCGACGCGAAGGCGTCCACCCACCAGCATCATCACCACGCGTGCGGTGCCGGTCTTGTCGGCGAGGTATTCGGTGTGGCCCGTGAAGGCCACGCCCGCTTCGTTGATCGTGCTCTTCTGCACGGGGGCGGTGACGATCGCGCCGAACTCTCCGGAGCGGCAACCGGAGATCGCGCGGTCGAGCATCGCGAGGACGTAGCGCGCGTTGGCCGCATCGAGCCGGCCCGGCACCACGGGCGCGCTGGCGCTCACGTGCATGACCGACTCGGGAACGAAAGCCACCTTGCGAAGCTTCGCGCGCGCGGCGATCACTTCGCGATCCCCCAGGAACACCACGCGATCGCGGAAGCGCTCGTGCGCGAGGAGGGCGCACAAGTCCGGGCCGATGCCCGCAGGCTCGCCCGAAGTCACCGCGATCATGGGAGGTTCAGCGCTCTTCGAGCCGGTTTTCGACGAACGCGCGGTCGCGCGCCTGCCGCAGCCAGTCCGCGTAGGCTTCGTCGCCCTTGCGGGCGCGAATGGCCGTGCGCGCGGCGGCCTTCTTCCGCTCCTCCGACTGCTCGTCCGCGCGGCGCTCCTGCACTTGCAGGATGTGCCAGCCGAACGGCGTCTGGAACGGCGCGCTGACCTCACCGGTGGCCGACGCGTTCATCACCTTCTCGAATTCCGCGACCGTGTCGCCCGGCGCGAGCCAGCCGAGGTCGCCGCCCTTCGAGGCGGAGCCGTCTTCGGAATGCACCTTCGCGAGCTCGCCGAAATCCTCGCCGGCCGCGACGCGCACCTTGATGCGCGTGAGGCGTTCGCGGACTTCCGCATCCGTGAGGCCTTCGCGCGTGCGGATGAGGATGTGCCGCGCCTTCGACTGCTGGATCGTGGCCGCGGCCGCCTTGCCGCGCTTCTCGAGCAGCTTCACGATGTGGAAGCCGTTGGGGCTGCGCAGCAGGTCGGTCGTGTCGTTGACCTGCAGCTTCTCGATGGACTCGAGGAAGAGCGCGGGCAGCCGGCCCGAAGGACGCCAGCCGAGGTTGCCGCCCTGCAACGCATCGGGTGCATCAGAAAAGGTCGCGGCCACTTGCTGGAAGTTCACGCCGCGGCGCAGCTCCGTGAGCGCCTGCACGGCGCGCCGGCGGCGCTGCTCGATCTGGTCGGGCGAGGCCTGCGCGGGCACCATCACGAGGATGTGCGCGAGGCGGTATTCGGCGTCACCGCTTTTTTCCTTGGCTTCGCGGGCGACTTCGGTCTCGACCTCGGCATCGGTGACCACGAGGTTGTTCTCGACTTCGCGTTCGCGCAGGCGCGTGACCAGGATCTCGCTGCGGATGTCTTCGCGGAAGCGCGGGTAGGCCACGCCGTCCTTTTCGATCGCCTCGCGGAAGGCGGTCATCGACAGGTTGTTCTCCTGCGCGATGCGCTGGATCGTCTTGTCGAGCGTGGCGTCGTCGATCTTGAGCCCCGTCTCCTTCGCGTGCTGCACCTGCACGAGGTCGTTGATCATGCGCTCGAGGATCTGGCGCTGGAGGACATCCGCGGCCGGGAGTTGCCCGCCCTGCTTGCGCAGCTGGCTCGCGATGAGCGTCACGCGCTCACTGAGGTCGTTGGACGTGATGACCTCGTCGTTGACGACCGCGACGATGCGATCGACGGGAACCACGCGCGGGGGCGTGGCAGCCAGGCGCGGGTCGATGCGAGGGGTGGCCATCTGGGCGGACGCGCCCAGGGCGAGGGTCAGGGTGAGCAGCGCGAAAAGACGGTTGTTCATCGAGCAATCTCGTCGGACCGGCGATAGCCGGAGATGTTCTGACGCAGCGTCTCCAGCGGGTTGATGCCGATCCGCGAGAGTCCGGTGAGCTCGAGCTGGATCTGGAAGGAGGTCGAAACCTGCTGGGTCGCGGTGATGAATCGATGGGCCACCGCGCGAAGCTGCCAACAGTCGGCATTGTACTCGAACCCGACCAGCCCCTCGAGGAGCTTCTTGTCCTTGATGCTCCAGTTCACGCGGGCCACGCCGGTGAGGCCGCGCCACAGCGGCCACTGCGTGGAAACGTCGATCTGCTCGATGTCGTTTCGCGCGTAGCGGTACGCGGCGTTGAGCACGCGGCCCGGTTCCGGGAAGTAGCGCACGCCCAGCGCCCCCTTGGCCGCATCGCTGCGCGACGGGCTGTACTGCAGCACGAGGTCGGAGGTGATCGTGGGCGTGATCTGGCTCGAGACCACGCCGATGACGTCGGAGCGCTGCTCGTCGCGCGGCGGGCCCTCGAGCGTCACGCGCTGCGGCTCGAAGTAGTAGACCTGCCCGAGCGACGCGCGCAGCCGCTCGAGGCCCGTGCCCGATTCCACGAGGCGCGTGGTCACCGCCGCGGTGATCTGGTTCGCATCGCCGATGCGGTCGCCGCCGATGAAGCGGTTCTCGTAGAACATCTGCCCGAAATTGAAATCGGTCTCGGCCGTCGTGAAGTTGGGCAGCTTCGATTGGTCCTTGTACGGGACGTACAAGTAATACAGGCGTGGCTCGAGCGTCTGCTGGAATCGCTCGCCCCTGAATTCCCACGGGCGGTCGAAGAAGAGGCCCGCGTCCACGCTCGTGATCGGCAGGCCGCGCGTGCCTTCCTCGACGCCACCTGCGTTCTCCTTCACGTTGTACTGCGTGAAGTGGTACCCCACCTTCGGCGTGACGTAGCCGTAGCTGCGCCGGAACGGGACCTGCACCGAGGGATAGGCGATGAAGCGCTGGCCGTTCACGAGCTCCGGATGGCGGAAGTTGGAGAGCTCGCCGACGAATTGCCAGTCGGCGCCGAGAAAGTTCTGCTTGAGGCCCGAGGCGAGCAGCTGCGGGAGGATCTTGTACGGGGCCACCACGGGGGCGAGCGGATCCTGGAGGGTCTGGTAGGCGAGCGCGCGCGCCGACAGAGCCCAGATGTCGTCGCTGTACGAGAGGATCGCGTCGCGCGGCAGGTTGGTCTGCGAGGTCGCCGCGATGCGCGTGGACAGGTCGCGGAAGTAGTCGTCGTCGGAAACCCGCTGCGCGCTGATCGCCAGGGTGGTGTTGAAAGGCAGCGACTGCACGTGGCGCACGCCGAAGAAGTAGCGATCGGAGTCGGTGATGCGATCCTTTGGCAGGAACTCCGCGTCGAGCTGCCCCGAGAACGTGGGCCACAGGTAGCGGAACTCCGAACCGATCTGCAACCCGCGCTTCGAGAAGAGCTTGGGCGTGATCGTCGCATCCATGTTCTCGGCGATGTTCCAGTAGTAGGGCATCGCCAGCTCGAAGCCGCTCTGCCCCGACGAGCCGATGATCGGTGCGAGGAAGCCGCTCTTGCGCGCGTTGTCGAGCGGGAACGACAGCCACGGCGAGTAGAGGATCGGGACGCCGAGGAAGTAGACGGTCGAGTTGTAGGCGGTGCCGATGTTGCGCTTGCTGTCGATCTCGAGCTCGTGCACGCGAAGGAACCAGTCGTCTCGCGGCACGGGGCAGGTGGTGTACTCGGCGTCGAAGAGGCGGCTGATGTCCTCGCCCTCGAGCATTGCGCGCGAGGCGCTGCCGCGGCCGGCGGCGCGGCGGTCGAGCTTCTTCGGGATCTCGAACAGCGGCGCGTCCATCTCGCCCGTGTCGGTGCCGAGGTGGTACATGAGCTTCGGGCCGACGACCGCGTCGCCTTCCCGCTCCAGGCGGACCCGGCCGATCGCCACGGCCGTGTCGGTGACTTCGTTGTAGTCGACGCGATCGGCGCGAATGGAGGCCCCGCGTTGGCGCAGCGAGACGTTGCCCGTGGCGGTGATGGTCTTGTCGCGCTCGCCCCCGATCTCGTCGGCTTCGAGGAAGCGGATCGCGTCGCGCTCGAGCCGCGGCGGCGGCGGGCGCAGTTGCCGGTCGAGGCGCAAGCGCAACCCGTCGGAGTCCTGCGCGCGCGCGCCGGGTGCGGACCCGATCGCGCAGGCGATCAAGATCGCCATCGGGAGGAGTCTGGAAGGCATCCGGGAGACTGCGGGCACGATGCTAGAATTCGCGAAGGATACAGGCAAAAACACTGATGACTCGTCTCGCAGCGCTCGACGCGTGGCTGGGCGCTGCGCTCGACGGCGCACCGTTTCGCCGCGAACCGGCTTCCGCCGACGCAAGCTTCCGACGCTACTTCCGCATCTTCGTTCCGGACCGCACGTACATCGTGATGGATGCGCCCCCGGAGCGCGAGGACTCCCGCCCCTTCGTGCACGTCGCCGGCCTCCTGCGCGCAGCAGGCCTCAACGCGCCGGAAATCTACGCGCAGGACCTCGCGCAGGGCTTCCTGCTGCTCACGGACCTGGGACCGAAGACGTACCTGCAGTCTTTCGGCGAACAGGATCCCGACGCGCTTTTCCGCGACGCGATCGCAGCGCTCGTCACCTGGCAGGGTGCGAGCCGCGAGGGCGCGCTGCCGCCCTACGACGAAACGCTGCTGCGACGCGAGATCGAGCTCTTCCCCGAGTGGTACGTGAAGCGCCATCGGGGTGTGGAGCTCGATGCGGGCCAGCGCGAAAAGCTCGAAGGGGTATTCCGGGCCGTGCTCGCGGCGAATCTCGCCGAACCGCGCGTGTTCGTGCACCGCGACTTCATGCCGCGCAACCTCATGGTGAGCGCGCCCAACCCGGGCATCATCGATTTCCAGGATGCCGTCTACGGACCGATCAGCTATGACATCGCCTGCCTGCTGCGAGATGCGTACGTGAGCTGGGAGGAGCCGCAGGTCATCGACTGGACCATCCGTTACTGGGAGCGGGCGCGCAAGCACGGGCTGCCCGTGCCCGCGGACTTCGCCGACTTCTGGCGCAACGTCGAGTGGATGGGCCTGCAGCGCCACCTCAAGGTCGCCGGCATCTTCGCGCGCCTGCACTACCGCGACGGCAAGGCGGGCTACATCGACGACGCGCCGCGCTTCATCGGCTACATCCGCAAGACCGCCGGCCGCTACCGGGAGCTCGAACCGCTGCTGCGCCTCGTCGACCAGATCGAAGGCGCGCACGTCGAAACGCGGCTCACGTTTTGAAACGAACTCGCCGCGCGATCGTGCTTGCGGCCGGGCGCGGCGAGCGGCTGCGCCCGCTGACGGACACAACGCCGAAGCCCCTGCTCAAGGTGGGCGGTCGCACGCTGATCGAGCGGCAGATCGCGCGTCTCGTCGCCGGGGGGTTCACCGAACTGGTGGTGAACATCGAGCACCTCGGCGAGCAGGTCGAGAACGCGCTGGGTGATGGCTCGCGCCTGGGTGCTGCGATCCGCTATTCACGCGAGAACCCTGCGCTGGAGACCGCCGGCGGAATCGCGCGCGCATTGCCGCTGCTCGGTGATGAGCCCTTCGCGGTCGTGAGCGCGGACATCCACACGGCTTTCGACTACGCAACACTCGGTCCGATCGCCGACGCGATCGCGCGCGACTTCGAAAGACACGCGGCGCACTTCGTGCTCGTCGACAACCCGCCGTGGCATTCGGGCGGCGACATGGGACTGGCCAATGGGCGCGTCGCGCGCGGCAAGCCGTGGTTTACCTACGGCAACATCTCCGTCTTCCACCCGGCGAGCTTCGCGCCGCTCGACCCGAATGCGAAGCTGCGCATCTTCCCCTGGGCCTATGCGATGGTCGATGCCGGACGAGTCACCGGCGAGTACTTCGGCGGCGACTGGGACAACGTCGGAACCGCCGAGCAGCTCGCGGCGCTCGACCGGCGGCTGTCGGCGTAAAATGCCGCCATGAGACTCGAAAACCCCAATCAGCTGAAACCGTTCCGCAAGCGCCGCGCGCGCGTTGCGGCCGCCGCCGGATCCGGCGTGATCGTGCTGCCCACCGCACCCGAGCGCACGCGCAACGCCGACGCCCATTACGACTACCGGTGGGACAGCGCGTTCTTCTACCTCACGGGATTCCGCGAACCGGAGGCCGTGCTGGTGATCGTCGCCGGCAAGAAGCCGCGCGAGATCCTCTTCTGCCGCGAGAAGAACCTCGAACGCGAAATCTGGGACGGCTTCCGCTACGGTCCCGAGCTCGCGAAGAGCGCCTTCGGCTTCGACGAGGCCTACCCCTACGACCAGCTCGACCAGCGCCTGCCCGAGCTCCTCGCGAACCAGGAAACGCTGCACACCCCGGTCGGCGCGGACCCCGAGTGGGACGTGCGCGTGACCGGCTGGCTCAACGCCGTGCGCGCGAAAGTCCGCACGGGCATCAGCGCGCCCGCGCAGATCAGCGACATCCGCGCGACCGTGAGCGACATGCGCCTCATCAAGGACGAGCACGAGATCGCGATCATGCGGCGCGCCGGCGAAATCTCGAGCGCGGCCCACGTGCGCGCGATGCGCGTGGCGGCACCGGGCAAGCGCGAATACGAAGTCGAAGCCGAGCTGATCCACGAGTTCATCCGCAATGGCGCGCGTTCCGCGGCCTACGGCTCGATCGTCGCGACCGGCGCGAATGCCTGCGTGCTCCACTACCGCGAGAACGACGCCGAGATCCGCAAGGGCGACCTCATGCTGATCGACGCGGGCTGCGAGCTCGACAGCTACGCTGCCGACATCACGCGCACGTTCCCCGTCGACGGCAAGTTCACGGCCGTGCAGAAGGACGTCTACGAACTCGTGCTCGCCTCGCAGGAAGCCGCGATCAAGGCCGTGAAGCCGGGTGCGGACTTCATCGATTACCACGACGCCGCGACCAAGGTGCTCGTGCAGGGCCTCATCGACTTCAAGCTCTGCAAGGGCAGCGTGTCGAAGGTGCTCGAGGACGGTTCGTACAAGCAGTTCTACATGCACCGCACCGGCCACTGGCTGGGCCTGGATGTGCACGATGCCGGCGACTACATGCGCCGCGGCAAGTGGCGCAAGCTCGAGCCGGGCATGGTGCTCACCGTCGAACCCGGGCTCTACATCCGTCCCGCGGCCAATGTCCCGAAGGCGTTCTGGAACATCGGCGTGCGTATCGAGGATGACGTGCTCGTCACCGCGAAGGGCCGCGACGTCCTCACGAGCGCGTGTCCCAAGCGCGTGAAGGACGTCGAGGCAGCGGTCCGCGGGTAGGGGTCAGATCCCTTTATCCGCGAGATCAAAGGGGTCTGACCCCTTGAATCTTCCCTCCATGCTCGACGTCGCCATCATCGGTGCGGGTCCTGTCGGCGCGACGGTTGCCGCGCTCGCCTCCGATTCCGGACTCGACATCGGTGTCTTCGAGGCCCGCGGCGGGCCGTCGAACGACAAGCGCACGTTGGCCCTTTCGCATGCGAGCCGCGAGATTCTCGAGGGCGCGAACGCGTGGCCCGCTCAGGGCGTGACGCCGATCGAGTCCATCCACATTTCGCAGCAGGGCGGCCCGGGCCGCACGCTGCTCGAAGCGAGCGAGCAACGCATTCCGGCGCTCGGCTACACCGTGGCCTATGCGGCGCTCGAATCGACGCTCGAAGCGCGCCTGGTGCGCTCCGGCGTGACGACGCGCTTCGGCGAGGCGTGCACGCAGATTGATCTTGCCGACGACGCCGCGACGGTGCGGTTCGAGTCCGGCCGCGAGGCGCGCGCGCGATTGCTGGTGCTTGCCGATGGCGGCGCGAACTCCACGCGCATTCCGGGCATCGCCTATACGACCAAGGATTACGACCAGCTCGCGCTGACGGCGCCGGTGAGCACCGATCGCGCCCACGGCGCGCGCGCCTATGAGCGCTTCACGCCGCAAGGACCCGCTGCGTTGTTGCCGGTCGGCGATCGCTTCGCGCTCGTCTGGACCGCCAGCCCGGCCGAGGCGAAACGGTTGCTGGCACTCGACGATGCCGCGTTCCTCGTGGAACTGCAGGCGCATTTCGGCGATCGCGCCGGCCGGTTCACCGAGGTGGGGCCGCGCGCCGCGTTCCCGCTGAAGCTGCGCACGGTCAACACGAATATCGCGTTGCGTACCGCGATCGTCGGCAACGCCGCGCAGGCGCTGCATCCGGTGGCGGGGCAGGGCCTGAATCTCGGATTGCGCGATGCTCAATCGCTCGCGACGGCCCTTTGCACGCGCGGACGTGCCGCGATCGGCGAAGCCGCGATGCTCGCGGACTATCGCGAGAGCCGCCGCCGCGACACGTTGCGCGGCGTGGCCTTCACCGATTTTCTCGTCTCGGCGTTCGCCGATGCGCGCCGCCTTCCCACCTGGGGACGCGGCCTCGCGCTCACGGTGCTCGATCTCTTTCCGCCGGCGCGTCGGCTGCTCGCGCAACGCATGATCCATGGAGCGGGTTCGCCGTGAAGTCGCCCCGCGTGCTCGTGGCGGGTGGCGGCCCCGTGGGCCTGGCTTTCGCTTGCGCGGTCCGAGATTGCGCGGTGACGGTGGTGGACAGCGCCCGCGCCGCACCGATCGCAAGCGACGACTATGACGTGCGCATCTTCGCGCTGAGCCCCGGCTCGCGCGAATTCCTGCGCGACATCGGCGCGTGGGACGAACTCGAGATGCGGCGCGTGGCGCCCGTGCGCCGCATGGAGGTATTCGGCGACGCCGGTGCGCAGCTGGGCTTTTCGGCGCCGCCGCGGGGCGCGCTTGCGTGGATCGTCGAGGCGGGCCGCCTGTCCGCGGCGATCGAGGCCGCGGCACGCACGCGCGGCAGTGTGGAGATTCGACGCAACGCACGCGCGCAAGGCTATGGCGCACGCGCGAACGGCGCTTCGCTGGAGCTCGAATCGGGCGAGCGGATCGAGGGCGATCTTCTCGTCGGCGCCGACGGCCCCGACTCGCCGATGCGCGCCGGATTGTCCCTCGCTGTCGAGGAGAGCGCGTACGAGGAAACCGCGATCGTCGCCAATTTCGCGACTGAGCAGCCCCACGAGGGCATCGCGCGCCAATGGTTTCGCAGCGACGGCGTGCTCGCGTGGCTGCCGCTGCCCGGCAACAAGATCTCGATCGTGTGGTCCGCACCGAATGCCGTGGCGCAGGAGCTCGCCTCACGCGACGGTCCGGGACTCGCGCGGCGCGTGCGCGATGCCGGCGGCGCGGCGTTGGGTGAACTCGAGTCGATCTCGCCGCAAGGGCGCTTTCCCCTGCGCCTGATCCGCGTGCCGCACGTGGTGATGCCCGGCGCGGCGCTCATCGGCGACGCGGCCCATGGCATCCATCCGCTTGCGGGCCAGGGCGTGAACCTGGGATTCCAGGACGCGCGCGTGCTTGCGCACGTTCTCTCCGGCCGCAGCGCGCTCGAGCGCCCCGGCGATCTTCGCGTGTTGCGCCGCTACGCGCGTGCGCGCCGCGAGGATGTCGGCTCGGTGCAGTGGCTCTCCGATGGCCTCGACCGGCTTTTCGCGACACGCAACCCGGCCGCGGCAACGCTTCGCAACGCAGGAATGCGCCTCGTGGATTCCCAGCCCTGGGCCAAGCGCCTCCTGGCCGCGCGAG contains:
- the gloA gene encoding lactoylglutathione lyase → MRLLHTMIRVGDLDRSIGFYTDVLGMKLLRRKDYPDGKFTLAFVGYGDEVDHTVIELTHNWETKSYDLGNGFGHLAVSVPDAYKACEDVKQKGGKVTREAGPMKHGGSVIAFVEDPDGYKIEFIQRN
- the rsmA gene encoding 16S rRNA (adenine(1518)-N(6)/adenine(1519)-N(6))-dimethyltransferase RsmA; translation: MTLPRPRKRFGQHFLTDRHYLGRIVTAIDAKPADAMVEIGPGPGALTDHLAERVEKLHVIEIDRDLASALRARLDPAKVVVHEADALEFDFAQLPQPLRVVGNLPYNISTPILFRVAEYAARVRDCIFMLQKEVVERMVAAPDTEAYGRLSVMLQYRFAMELLVRVPPGAFTPPPKVDSAVVRMVPLGEDRLRAKDEAHFERVVAGAFSQRRKTLRNALKALGRDEGFAASGVDLGRRGETLSVAEFVQLADASCAG
- a CDS encoding lysophospholipid acyltransferase family protein; its protein translation is MTELRSVLFLFFAVLVTPFFGIAVPLGGLFGYRPASFLAAVWARSIIEIAKICCGIKWEVRGWENLPSEPSILMAKHQSAWETLFMECTFPPQCWIVKKQLLWLPFVGWGLMGIRAIAIDRSSGHSAVEQIVEQGKKRLGQGMWVSIFPEGTRIPVGKRGRYGMGGAILAARTGAPVVPIAHNAGEYWGRYAFKKHAGTVTVLIGPPIATAGRTAQDVNRDVEEWIEARMRELNPERYAQA
- the gmhB gene encoding D-glycero-beta-D-manno-heptose 1,7-bisphosphate 7-phosphatase, which produces MKLVILDRDGVINYDSEQYIKSAAEWKPLPGSIEAIARLNQNGFRIAVATNQSGIGRGLFDMATLNAMNDKMMEMVFRLGGRIDALFFCPHTADENCGCRKPRTGMYEEIAARFHTELKGVPCIGDGLRDLQAAETVGGQPILVLTGKGKKTQAAGGLPKKTIVFADLAEASRHLIDHA
- the pdxA gene encoding 4-hydroxythreonine-4-phosphate dehydrogenase PdxA, which translates into the protein MIAVTSGEPAGIGPDLCALLAHERFRDRVVFLGDREVIAARAKLRKVAFVPESVMHVSASAPVVPGRLDAANARYVLAMLDRAISGCRSGEFGAIVTAPVQKSTINEAGVAFTGHTEYLADKTGTARVVMMLVGGRLRVALATTHLPLADVPRAITRESLDVTLRILDHDLRSRFGIAKPRILVAGLNPHAGESGHLGHEEIDVIAPAIDAAVRNGLSVRGPFPADTLFTPRLLEQADAVLAMYHDQGLPVLKHAAFGDAVNVTLGLPIVRTSVDHGTAVDLAGTGVIDTGSLKAAIELAIDLAARR
- a CDS encoding M48 family metallopeptidase codes for the protein MRRLELVSRDVHRIALAGNDLDFVLLRKRGRRGVGLRVDASGLTVSAPLAVPLTKIEALIRNSERWVTRKIAEWGTKRVPEASWSEGAELPYLGGSLVLRLSTAGRAKVELGAGELHVAVPSREPDVVKRAVVAWYKKAALAHLAQRAFALARLGGITPPRVRLSSAMARWGSCDSHGEVRLTWRLVKAPPELVDYVVCHELAHLRHMDHSRAFWNEVERLCPGHRRLRAALDASDHLYRSF
- a CDS encoding peptidylprolyl isomerase, producing the protein MNNRLFALLTLTLALGASAQMATPRIDPRLAATPPRVVPVDRIVAVVNDEVITSNDLSERVTLIASQLRKQGGQLPAADVLQRQILERMINDLVQVQHAKETGLKIDDATLDKTIQRIAQENNLSMTAFREAIEKDGVAYPRFREDIRSEILVTRLREREVENNLVVTDAEVETEVAREAKEKSGDAEYRLAHILVMVPAQASPDQIEQRRRRAVQALTELRRGVNFQQVAATFSDAPDALQGGNLGWRPSGRLPALFLESIEKLQVNDTTDLLRSPNGFHIVKLLEKRGKAAAATIQQSKARHILIRTREGLTDAEVRERLTRIKVRVAAGEDFGELAKVHSEDGSASKGGDLGWLAPGDTVAEFEKVMNASATGEVSAPFQTPFGWHILQVQERRADEQSEERKKAAARTAIRARKGDEAYADWLRQARDRAFVENRLEER